In the Ipomoea triloba cultivar NCNSP0323 chromosome 6, ASM357664v1 genome, one interval contains:
- the LOC116022597 gene encoding probable plastid-lipid-associated protein 10, chloroplastic: MEPTAIRFHSYTPIPSALSLRRKPAVVSLPKPPIQANNSGGFRLCAASTASSPVIAASRGTEIELENRKYELLRIIQDTQRGLATTADQRSSIEEALVSVEAFDAGQGLDLGKLDGTWRLQYTSAPDVLVLFESAARLPVFQVGQVFQKFECQDKSSGGFVRNVVKWSIPGLFEEQEGVTLVVTAKFSCVSSRNIFLQFEEISFQDVNISEELQALIAPAILPRSMLNFEILQFLRTFKAQVPLRSSNRRSVGGLYYLSYLDNNMLLGRAVGGGGVFIFTRAQPILL; this comes from the exons ATGGAGCCAACTGCAATTCGCTTCCACTCCTACACTCCCATTCCCTCCGCTCTCTCTCTCCGCCGTAAACCCGCCGTCGTCTCACTTCCCAAGCCACCAATACAAGCCAACAACAGTGGAGGATTCCGGCTTTGCGCAGCGTCCACCGCTTCTTCCCCTGTAATTGCTGCGTCAAGG GGGACTGAAATCGAATTAGAGAACAGGAAATACGAGCTGCTTAGGATCATTCAGGACACGCAGCGCGGCCTCGCCACCACTGCCGATCAGCGCTCTTCTATTGAGGAGGCTCTTGTGAGCGTGGAAGCGTTCGATGCTGGCCAGGGTTTGGATTTAGGTAAATTGGATGGGACGTGGCGTTTGCAGTATACATCTGCGCCAGATGTCCTCGTTCTTTTTGAGTCTGCTGCTAGGCTTCCCGTCTTCCAG GTTGGCCAAGTTTTCCAAAAGTTTGAATGCCAAGATAAATCAAGTGGAGGATTTGTGCGCAATGTTGTCAAGTGGAGTATACCCGGCTTGTTTGAA GAGCAGGAAGGTGTCACTTTGGTAGTCACTGCAAAATTTTCCTGTGTTTCTTCACGCAATATCTTCCTTCAGTTTGAGGAG ATATCCTTTCAAGATGTAAATATCAGTGAAGAGCTGCAAGCACTAATTGCCCCAGCTATATTACCAAGGTCAATGTTAAATTTTGAG ATCTTGCAATTCCTTCGAACTTTCAAAGCTCAAGTTCCTCTGAGAAGTTCTAATAG GCGATCTGTTGGTGGCTTATACTACCTTTCATATCTGGATAACAACATGCTTCTAGGCCGTGCTGTTGGAGGTGGCGGTGTGTTCATATTCACCAGAGCTCAACCTATCCTCCTCTGA